In Pseudomonas grandcourensis, the DNA window ATACGAGCCACCTTTCACCGTGGCATCGTTGGCGACGATCATGCACTCGACGCCTTCCACCCGACCGATCCCGGCAATCACGCCAGCGGCGGGGACGTCCTCGCCATACACCTCGTACGCCGCCAGTTGGCTGATTTCCAGAAACGGCGAACCCGGATCGAGCAAGCGGTTGATGCGCTCGCGAGGCAGCAGTTTGCCCCGCGAGGTGTGGCGTTCCTGAGCCTTCGGGCCGCCACCTTGCGCCACTTGGGCGAGCAGGGTGTGCAACGCGTCGACCTGTTTGAGCATCGCCGCGCTATTGGTGGCGAACTCCGCTGAACGGGGATTGAGCTGGGTGTGCAGGGTAGCCATGGACAGCTCCGTTTAGCGGGTTTCGTTGAACAGTTCGCGACCGATCAGCATGCGACGGATCTCACTGGTGCCGGCACCGATTTCGTACAGCTTGGCGTCACGCAGCAGACGGCCAGCCGGGAATTCGTTGATGTAGCCGTTGCCACCGAGAATCTGGATCGCGTCGAGGGCCATTTGCGTGGCGCGCTCGGCGCTGTAGAGGATCACGCCGGCGGCGTCCTTGCGCGTGGTTTCGCCGCGCTCGCAGGCCTGGGCCACGGCGTACAGGTAAGCGCGGCTGGCGTTGAGTTGGGTGTACATGTCGGCGACCTTGCCCTGGATCAGCTGGAATTCGCCGATGCTTTGGCCGAACTGCTTGCGGTCGTGGATGTACGGCACGATCAGGTCCATACACGCCTGCATGATCCCGGTCGGGCCACCGGACAGAACGACGCGCTCGTAGTCGAGGCCGCTCATCAGCACTTTCACGCCGCCATTGAGCACGCCGAGGATGTTTTCTTCCGGCACTTCGACGTCATCGAAGAACAGCTCGCAAGTGTTCGAGCCACGCATGCCGAGCTTGTCGAATTTGTTGCTGCGGCTGAAGCCTTTCCAGTCGCGCTCGACGATGAAGGCGGTGATGCCGTGGGGGCCCTTTTCCAGGTCGGTCTTGGCGTAGATCACGTAGGTGTCGGCGTCCGGACCATTGGTGATCCAGGTCTTGCTGCCATTGAGCACGTACTTGTCGCCACGCTTGTCGGCGCGCAGTTTCATCGACACCACGTCGGAACCGGCATTCGGTTCGCTCATGGCCAGGGCGCCGATGTGCTCGCCGCTGATCAGCTTGGGCAGGTACTTGGATTTCTGTTCGTGGTTGCCGTTGCGGTTGATCTGGTTGACGCACAGATTGGAGTGGGCGCCGTAGGACAGCGCCACCGAAGCCGAGCCACGGCTGATTTCTTCCATGGACACCACGTGGGCCAGGTAACCCAGGCCTGCACCGCCGTACTCTTCCGGCACGGTAATGCCCAGCAGGCCCATGTCGCCGAACTTGCGCCACAGGTCGGCGGGGAACAGGTTGTCGATGTCGATCTGAGCGGCGCGCGGGGCGATCTCCTTGGCGACGAAGGACTGAACTTGATCGCGCAGCATGTCGATGGTTTCACCGAGGGCAAAATTCAGGGATGGATAGCTCATGGGTCACCTTTTGGCTTTTTTGTCGGTTGGTGAGACTGTCAATGGGTTCTCACCTTTACGTTAACGTAAGCCTGTGACGAATGGCTGTCAATCGCCCTTTACGTTAACGTCAACTTGAGCGAGAGTAGAGCCAGTTCAAGATAGAACGCGGACCACGTCTGTGGGATCGCCGGTAGCCCATAAATAAAGACAATAGGGGTCGTCATGGATCAACCCAGTGCAAGCCCGCAACGCAGTTACACCCGTGGTTCCCAGGACAAAGCCTTGCTGGCGATGACCATCGGCCAGGCGTTCGACAACACGGTCGCGCAGTACCCGGACGGGGAGGCGCTGGTGGTGCGCCATCAACAGTTGCGTTACACCTGGCGGCAATTGGCGGAGGCTGCGGACCTGCACGCCAGAGCACTGCTGGCGCTGGGGCTGCAAGCCGGGGACCGCCTTGGCATCTGGGCGCCGAACTGTGCGCAGTGGTGCATCAGCCAGATTGCCACCGCGAAAATCGGCGTGATCCTGGTCAACATCAACCCCGCCTATCGCAGTTCCGAACTCGAATACGTGCTGAAGCAGTCTGGCTGCCAATGGCTGGTGTGTGCCGGGGCCTTCAAGTCCTCGAACTATCACGCGATGCTGCAAGGCCTGGTGCCGGAGCTGGCCGGGCAATCCATCGGCAAGTTGCAGAGTGAGCGGTTGCCGGAGTTGCGTGGCGTCATCAGCCTGGATGCGCAGCCACCGTCAGGGTTCCTGCCTTGGTCGCAACTGGCCGATCTGGCGGGCGGCGTGACGGTCGAGCAACTGCATGAACGCCAGGACAGCCTGCATTTCGATCAGCCGGTGAATATCCAGTACACCTCGGGCACCACCGGCTTCCCCAAGGGCGCGACCCTCAGTCACTACAACATTCTCAACAACGGCTACATGGTCGGCGAAAGCCTCGGCTTGACCGCAGCTGATCGCCTGGTGATCCCGGTGCCGTTGTATCACTGCTTCGGTATGGTCATGGGCAACCTCGGCTGCATCACCCATGGCAGTACGATGATTTATCCGAACGACGCGTTCGATCCATTGCTGACTCTGGGCGCCGTGGCTGAAGAAAAAGCCACGGCGCTGTACGGCGTACCGACCATGTTCATCGCCATGCTCGATCAACCCCAGCGCGCCGGGTTTGATCTGTCGAGCCTGCGCACCGGGATCATGGCAGGCGCAACCTGTCCTATCGAGGTGATGCGCCGGGTCATCAGCGAGATGCACATGAGCGAAGTGCAGATTGCCTACGGCATGACGGAAACCAGTCCGGTGTCGTTGCAGACCGGTCCTTCAGACGACCTGGAGCTGCGCGTGACCACAGTCGGTCGCACCCAGCCGCAATTGGAAAGCAAGATCATCGACGAAGCGGGCAACCTGGTACCGCGCGGCACCATCGGCGAACTGTGCACCCGCGGTTACAGCGTGATGCTCGGCTATTGGAACAACCCCGAAGGCACGGCGGATGCCATCGATCAGGCGGGGTGGATGCACACCGGTGACCTGGCGAGCATGAACGACGAGGGTTACGTGTGCATTGCCGGGCGCAACAAGGACATGATCATCCGTGGTGGTGAGAATATTTACCCACGGGAGCTGGAAGAGTTTTTCTTCACTCATCCGGCTGTCGCAGACGTGCAGGTGATCGGCATTCCTTGCTCGCGCTACGGTGAAGAGATCGTCGCCTGGATCAAGTTCCACCCCGGCCACAGCGCCACCGAGCAAGAGCTGCAAACCTGGTGCAAGGAGCGCATCGCGCACTTCAAGACGCCGCGTTACTTCAAGTTCGTCGAGGAGTTTCCGATGACGGTGACCGGCAAGATCCAGAAATTCAGGATGCGCGAGATCAGTATCGAGGAGCTCAAAGCGATACGGTAGGAGCTGCCGAAGGCTGCGATCTTTTAGGGTTGGCGAAGGTCACGATCAAAAGATCGCAGGCTGTGCCAGCTCCTACAAGGTTGTGCTTGGATATCTCAAACGCCAGACAGCACAAAGGGGAGCCGAAGCTCCCCTTTAATTTTCGTTTCGCGTGCTCTTTTTTTATTATTGAGGGTCGGTCTGTTTTTGTTTTTGGCAACCGTTGCCCTTTACCGCTGTTTTTGGCGATCCCCATTCGGGATCAAGAGCAAACGTATTTTTTTGAGCGCTGATCTACTTTCTCGCTGAGCGATCCAACCAGTTCGGGAGCTACCTGAAGGTAGTTTTATTATTCTCTGCCCGGTTGCGGGTAACTTCGAAAAGCACCCTGAAAAGCACATCTTCTCCAAAAAAATCTGTTAGCTGCGTCTCTGCCGTGTTGTTTTTGTTATGTCAGAGTCGTTACGTCTTGTTTTTATTAGGTTTGCCGCAATTTTTTTATTCTTGTTGTGCGATAGATATAGCAGGAGGCGTGCCAACTTTTTAAAAGCCTTTAAAATCAATGGTTTGAAAATTTGTAAGGTTTTGCGCCTCAGGCAAACCCCTACATTTTGTTTCCGTGTTACTCGCTTGTGCCCCACGTTTCAGACACAGCGGTAACACCCGGACACACTCAGCACACTCACTGTGCGCTGCGGGCCTTGGCCACGCGGGAACCGGTAGGGCGACCCAATACAGCGCAAATCTGCTGACCGGCATGCATCAAGGCGTCGAGGTCGATTCCGGTGTCGATGCCCAGGCCGTTGAGCAGGTAAACCACGTCTTCGGTGGCGACGTTACCGCTGGCGCCCTTGGCATAGGGGCAGCCGCCCAGACCTGCGATGGAGCTGTCGAACACCGAGATGCCTTCCAGCAGGCTGGCGTAGATGTTGGCCACAGCCTGGCCGTAGGTGTCGTGGAAGTGACCTGCGAGTTTCTCCCGGGGCACATCCTTCGATACCACTTCAAACATCCTGCGGGTTGCGCCTGCGGTGCCGGTGCCGATGGTGTCCCCCAGCGAAACCTCATAGCAGCCCATGGCATACAGCTCGCGGGCGACCACGGCGACCTGTTCCGGGGCGACGTTACCTTCATAGGGGCAGCCCAGCACGCAGGACACGTAACCGCGCACCGTCACGCCATGTTGTCTGGCGGCGTCCATGATCGGCCCGAAACGTTCCAGGCTTTCGCTGATCGAGCAATTGATGTTGCGCTGTGAAAACGCTTCGGACGCCGCCGCGAACACGGCCACTTCCTTGACCCCGGCGGCGAGGGCGTCTTCGAAACCGCGCAGATTGGGGGCGAGTGCGCCGTAGACCACGCCGGGTTTGCGCTGGATCTGCGCAAAGACCTCGGCGGAGCCGGCCATCTGCGGCACCCACTTGGGCGAAACGAAACTGCCGACTTCTATATAGCCGAGCCCGGCTGCGGTCAGCGCGTCGACCAGTTGTACCTTGTCGGTAACACTGATGGGTTGGGCTTCATTTTGCAGGCCGTCGCGTGGGCCGACTTCGACAATGCGTACGTGGGTGGGGAGGGGCATGGGGATCGACCTGTGCTGATTGTTCGGAGAACCCTGTAGGAGCGAGCCTGCTCGCGATGGGCTCCCAAGCACCGCGTTTATCCAGCAAACACGCGTTATCGTTAACGACCATCGCGAGCAAGCTCGCTCCTACAAGGGGGGCGGGTTTTATTGAATGACTTCCTGGCTTTTGAGCGTCTGCTCCAGCGCCTGCACGCAGCGCTCTTCGGCGGTATCGAGCTCCAGTTTCATCTGTTCGATGTCGAGCATTTGCTGTTCAAGCTGTTCCCGGCGCTCGCTGATTTTCGCCAGCATGCTGTGCAGTTGCTTGGTGTTACCGCTGGACGGGTCGTAGAGCTCGATCAGTTCGCGGCATTCAGCCAGGGAGAAACCGATGCGCTTGCCCCGCAGGATCAGCTTCAGGCTGACCTTGTCGCGAGGCGAGTAAATGCGTTCCTGGCCGCGACGCTCAGGACTGAGCAGGCCTTGCTCTTCATAAAAGCGAATGGCACGGGTGGTGATGTCGAGCTCGCGAGCGAGATCGGAAATGCTGTAGGTCTGGCTGCTCATGGACGCGCTCGCAAAAGGTCATGGCGCTAAGCTAATGGCAGGTTGACGTTTACGTCAAGGGGCAGCGATTTTTGCTGTTCTTGCTGGCCCCATCGCGAGCTTGCTCGCGATGGGGGCGCCTCGGTATCAAGCCCTACACCTTCTCGAGCTTTTTCTCCTGTGCCGTCACCTGCTGGCACAACTCGATCATCTGCTCGCGCATCCAGCGGTTCGCCGGGTCCTGGTCGGTGCTTTCGTGCCAGTAGAGGTGGGTTTCCACCGGTGGCACGTCGTTGACCGGCAGATAAAAGGCGTGCAGATCGTTACGACGGGCGAAGCGTTCCGGCACGGTCATGACCATGTCGGTCTGCTGCAACACTTGCGAGGCCATCAGGTAATGCTGGGAGCGCAGGGCGATCTTGCGCTGGATGCCCATCTTGCCCAGCGCCAGGTCGACATAGCCGAGGCCGCTGCGTCGGCTGGAAATATGGATGTGGGTCAGGCCCATGTAATCATCCAGCGTGAGTTTCTCCTTGCCCGCCAGCGGATGCCCCTTGCGCATGGCGCACACGTAGCGGTCCTCCATCAACTTGACGTGACGCACCTGCGGGTCGGTGTTGAGCGGCGCATCCACCGCGAAGTCGAGGCGGCCGGCCGCCAGCTCCTTGGTGGTTTCCCGGCGTTTGGACAGGAAGCTTTCGATGATCACCGTCGGCGCCAGGCGACGCAGGCGCTGGAATAGCAGCGGCAGGATCACCGCTTCGGTGAGGTCGGTCATGCTGATGCGATAGGTCTTGACCGCTTGCTGCGGGTTGAAAATGCGGCTTTCCTGCACCGACACGCGCAGCAGCGAGAGCGCATTGCGCACCGGGCCGATGATGTTCTGCGCCATGGGCGTGGGCACCATGCCCTGGGCGGTGCGCACGAACAACGGGTCGTTGAAGGTCTCGCGCAACCGGGCCAGCGCGTTCGACACCGCTGGCTGGGTAATGCCCACAATCTGCCCGGCACGGGTCAGGTTGGCTTCGGTGTAGATCGCGTCGAAGACGATGAAAAGGTTGAGATCGACCTTGCTCAGATTCATTACGCGGCTCTCTTATTGTGTGGGCGGACTGACCGTGACGATCAGTCGATCATATATCGGTGATGAATGTTTATACACGCCGAGAATAGGCTAGGTAAATTATCAACGCTGTTCTAGCATCGATACATGACCTAAACAACCTCCCCCAAGAAGGTATCTCGCTCATGGATTTCGCTTATTCGCCCAAGGTTCAGGAACTGCGTGAGCGCGTAACAGCGTTCATGGACACCTACGTTTATCCGGCCGAAGCCGTGTTCGAGCGCCAGGTTGCCGAAGGCGATCGCTGGCAGCCGACCGCGATCATGGAAGAACTCAAACTCAAGGCCAAGGCCGAGGGTCTGTGGAATTTGTTTCTGCCTGAGTCTGAGCTTGGCGCCGGCCTGACCAACCTCGAATACGCTCCGCTGGCGGAAATCATGGGCCGTTCGCTATTGGGGCCAGAGCCGTTCAACTGCTCGGCACCGGACACCGGCAACATGGAAGTGCTGGTGCGTTATGCCAACGAAGAGCAGAAGCAACGCTGGCTCGAACCCTTGCTGCGCGGCGAGATCCGCTCGGCATTCGCCATGACCGAACCGGACGTTGCGTCCTCCGACGCTACCAACATGGCCGCCCGTGCGGTGCGCGATGGCGACGAGTGGGTGATCAACGGCAAGAAGTGGTGGACGTCGGGTGCGTGCGACCCGCGCTGCAAGATCCTGATCTTCATGGGCCTGAGCAATCCGGATGCGCCACGTCATGCCCAGCACTCGATGATTCTGGTGCCGGTGGATGCGCCCGGCGTGAAGATCGTGCGTCCGCTGCCGGTGTTCGGTTACGACGATGCTCCTCATGGCCACGCAGAAGTGCACTTTGAAAACGTGCGTGTGCCGTACGAAAACGTCCTGTTGGGTGAAGGACGCGGCTTTGAAATCGCACAAGGTCGCCTTGGCCCTGGCCGGATTCACCACTGCATGCGTTCGATCGGCATGGCCGAGCGCGCACTGGAACTGATGTGCAAACGCTCGGTGAACCGCACGGCGTTCGGCAAGCCTCTGGCACGCCTGGGCGGCAACATCGACAAGATCGCCGACTCGCGGATGGAAATCGACATGGCACGCCTGCTGACGTTGAAAGCGGCGTACATGATGGACACCGTCGGCAACAAAGTGGCGAAAAGCGAGATCGCGCAGATCAAGGTCGTGGCGCCGAACGTGGCGCTGCGGGTGATCGACCGGGCGATCCAGATTCATGGCGGGGCAGGGGTTTCCAACGATTTCCCGCTGGCCTACATGTACGCGATGCAGCGCACCCTGCGCTTGGCCGACGGCCCGGACGAAGTGCACCGAGCAGCGGTCGGCAAGTTCGAAATCGGCAAATATGTGCCGAAAGAGATGATGCGCAGCGGGCACTGACAGACACCGCGTTATCGTTCTTCGCGGGCAAGCCCGCTCCCACAGGTTCCGTGTGATCCCTGTGGGAGCGGGCTTGCCCGCGATTGCGTCAGTCGATCCAGCACATCAACAGCAGATTCAGTAAACCCAAACCTCAACCCGCCGATTCTTGATCCTTCCTTCATCGGCGCTATTGGCCGCCACCGGCATTTCCGCGCCAAAACCGCGAATCTCGCGAAACACCACGCCGTTCTTCACCAACTCGCGCCGTACCGCCATGGCCCGCAGCTTCGACAACAGATCGGCGCGCGCCGGGTCGCTCTTGGCATCGCCAAACCCCACCAGCGTCACTTGCCCGGACATTTTGTCTTGCTGCTTTATATAGTCGAGCACTCGCGTCAGGTCTTGCCGCGCCTTGTTGTCCAGGCTGGCACTGCCTTCTTCGAAGCGAAAATTCACCGACAACCGCTGGGCGTGACGACTGAGGGACTGGTATCCCTCGGGCATCAGCGCATTCGGCGTGACGGCCATGGCCTGGACGGTCTGGGCAATAAACCCGTTGGCGGCGACAATCGCTTGCCCTTTGCTGCTTTGGGCATAGGCCACCAGCGCTTGGGCCCAGGGATTTTTCCCCGTCGGCGGCAGATAGAAGAACAACCGACGGGACAGCGGATAATCTTCCGTGGCTATCAGGCTGTTGAGCGGCAGCATGGCTTGTGATTGACCGTCGACAATGGCCACCGCTTTGGCCCGGCGCACGTAGGGTAAACCGATAAAGCCGATGCCTTGCGGGTCCGCGCTGACCGCATCGGACAGTTGCTCGCTGGACTCGAAGCGTTTCGCCGCGCTACCGAGGGTTTTCCCGCGGCCGCTGAGGACCAGTTCCTTGAAGGTGTCGTAGGTCCCGGACTGATCATCCCGCGCATACAGATGAATCGGCCCGCCGCGACCGCCGATGTCTTCCCAGGTCTTCACCTCGCCACTGAAGATGCGCGCCAGTTGCACGGTGTCGAGTTGGTTCAGCGGATTGTCCGGATGAAGGATGATCGCCAGGCCGTCGATGGCGATGACCTGTTCGGCGCTCGGGCTTTTCAGGTCACCGAGTGATTGCAGGCTGGCCAGTTCGCTGTCCTTGATCGGGCGCGACGAGGCGGCAAGATCGGCGCTGGCGGTTTTTAGCGCGGTGAACCCGGTGCTGGAACCATGGGCCGCCACCTCCACCAGGACCCGACGGCCCTGAACGGTTTCTCCGACGATGCGCAGTTCGTTGGCGGTGTCCGGGGTTTCCCGGTGGATCTTGCGCAGGCCCTGTTCACTCAACAGGCCCTCGACCAGCGCCGGTCCCAATGCGGCACCGATGGTGTTGGAACCCTGAATCCTCAGCACCGGGCCGTTTTCGGGTGTCGGCAAGTCGCCGGCCGAGGCCGCTTGCGGCAAGCCCGTGCACAGCATCAACAGGAACAACACGCGCAGCATCATGCCGGCACCTTAAATAGCCAAAGGAGGTGTCGGGAGATTAAGTCAGTAAGGTTTCGGAAAAATGACACTCGTAGGAGCGAGCAAGCTCGCTCCTACAGGGGATTGATGTGGCCGGGAGAAATCAGCTCAACTCAAGCCAGATCGGCGCATGGTCCGAAGGCTTTTCCATGCCGCGCAGTTCGTAGTCCACCCCCGCAGCCTTCACCCGTGGCAGCAAGCCGTGGGAGGCTAGGATCAGGTCGATACGCAGGCCACGCTTGGGTTCGTCTTCGAAGCCGCGGCTGCGGTAGTCGAACCAGCTGAAGGTGTCGGTCACGTCCGGGTTCAGGTGACGGAAACTGTCGACCAGGCCCCAGTTTTTCAGGCGGGCCATCCACTCGCGCTCTTCCGGCAGGAAGCTGCATTTGCCGGTTTTCAGCCAGCGCTTCATGTTGTCCGGTCCGATGCCGATGTCGCAGTCTTCCGGGGAAATGTTCACATCGCCCATCACCACCAGCGGCTGGTCGTTCTTGAACTGGCTTTCCAGCAATTGCTGCAAGTCGCCGTAGAAACGCTCCTTGGCCGGGAACTTGGTCGGGTGGTCGCGGCTTTCGCCCTGTGGGAAATAACCGTTCATGATGGTCACCGGCACACCGTTGGCGTCGGCGAAGGTGCCCCAGATGAAGCGCCGCTGGGCGTCTTCTTCGTCGGTGGTGAAGCCTTTGTGCAAGGCCAGAGGCTCCTGGCGCGAGAGCAGGGCGACGCCGTAATGGCCTTTTTGCCCGTGGTAGTACACGTGATACCCCAGGGCCTGAACCTCGGCCAGCGGGAACTGATCGTCGTGAACCTTGGTTTCCTGCAAGCCGATCACATCGGGCTGGTGCTTTTCGATCAGCGCCGCCAGCTGATGGGGACGGGCGCGCAGCCCGTTGATGTTGAAGGAGACGATCTTCATGGTCGGCAGTCCTGGCAAAAGGGCGATGCTAGCTGACATGTGGGAATCGGGCCAGTGTGGGGTGAGGGGATTCGGTTTTGTCAGTCAGTCTTGTGTGGGCAGTGATGGCCTCATCGCGAGCAGGCTCGCTCCCACAGGGAATGGATGGGGTCTGTACCTTTGTGGGAGCGAGCCTGCTCGCGAAGGCGATTTCATTGCCTACACTGAGTTCGGATCTGTAAGGAACTGTGTCAGCGCCGACAGGCTCGTAACAACAAGAGCGCAGCCACCCGAGCTGTGCCGGGGAGATCAACCGTCATGCCCGAAACTTCGACAGCCATCGCCGATATTCACATGCTCGACAGCGGCTACGCCCGCGAAGCACGTTCGCTGCTGTACCAGGCTTATCGACACGAGCCGACCTTTGGCTATCTGTTCGAAGCCGAGCGCCCCGGCTACGAACAGCGGGTTCGCGCCACCGTGCGCGAACTGGTGACCCAGCACTTTTTTCAGGACCTGCCGGCCATCGGCCTGCTGGTCAACGACCGCTTGATCGGCATCGCCCTGATCGCACCGCCGCAACGTCGCCTCGGCGTTACCGAAAGTTGGGCCTGGCGCCTGCGCATGGTGCTCAGCACGGGATTTCGTTGCACCCGTCGCTACCTCGAGTACCACGCCGCCGTGGAGGCCTGCGTGCCGAACGAATCGGTGCACGTCCTGCCGTTGCTGGGGGTTCATCCGCAGTTCCAGGGCAAACATTTCGGCGAACAACTGTTGCAAGCCGTGCACAACTGGTGCGCCGTGGATGAAAACTCACAGGGCGTGATCCTCGATACCGGGAATCCTCGCTATCTGGAGTTCTATAAACGTCAGGGCTACGAGGAAATCGGTGAAGTTGCCGTAGGGCCGGTTCGTGAACACGTGTTTTTTCACCCCAATCCCCAGGTGTTACATACTGCAACGGCTTAACAGGCGAACTTTCCGGGCATGTCAGGCTCTATCACGCTCTCAAGCTCGTGATAGCATCCGCGCCTATGAAGTTTCCAGGAAGAATTACCAGCGGTGTGCTGATGCTGATGACCAGCTGCGCAGCGCTGGCACAAAGTGAATTGGATGTACGGATCAAACCGTCCAATGACGAGCTGAAGGCCAATATCGAAGGCTATATCGGCAGCCTCGGCGATCGCGATGAGGAGGCGCTGCTGCGCTTCAGCCGTGGCGCCGAAGAACAGGCGCGCAAGGCCGCCCAGGCCCTGGGTTATTACCAGCCGCACATCGACAGCGAGGTGAAGGGCGGCGAAAAGCCGCGCCTGGTGTTGAAGGTCGACCCCGGCGAGCCTGTGCATCTGCGTAACGTCACGGTGCGTGTCGACGGTCCGGCAGCTTCCCTCAAGGCCTTTCGAATCCCCAAAAGCGACGCGCTCAAGCCCGGTGCCGTGCTCAATCATGGGCATTACGAAGACGCCAAGCGACTGATCCAGAATCAGGCTTCGCGTTATGGCTTTTTCAGCGGCCGGTTCACCCGCTCAAAACTGTCGGTCGACCCCCGTGCCGGTGTCGCCGATATCGAACTGATCTATGAAAGCGGTCCGCGCTATACCTTGGGCAAGGTCAGTTTCGAGGGCGATACGCCGTTCGATGAGGAGCTGCTGCAACGCATGGTGCCGTTCAAGAGCGGCGCCCCGTATGACTCGGAACTGATCGCCGAACTCAATCAGAACCTGCAATCGAGCGGCTACTTCGAAGGCGTTCGCGTGGACACGGCACCCACGGCGTCCAGGGACGAGGCGATCCCGGTGGACGTCAAGCTCGAAACCCGAAAGCCACGGACCATGGGCCTGGGCTTGGGTTTCTCCACCGACGTCGGTCCACGGGCCAAGGCCAACTGGACCCGGCACTGGGTCAACGCGCAAGGGCACAGTTATGGCTGGGAAACCGAAGTCTCGGCACCTCGGCAAAACGTCGGGCTGTTCTACGACATTCCGCTGGACCCGCCACTGACCGACAAACTGCGTTTTGCCGGCGGCTACCAGAATGAAGACATCGCCGGCACCGACACCCACAGCAAGCTGCTGACCCTCGGCCCCGAGTGGCACAGCAAATTGCCCAGCGGCTGGCAACGGGTGGTGTCGCTCAAATGGCAGCGCGAGGATTACCAGCTCGGCGACGACTCGGGACTGAGCACCTTGCTGATGCCCGGTGTGAGCTATTCGTACCTTAAAAGCGACAACCGCATCGACCCGCACAACGGCTATCGGCTGCAATTCGAATCCAAAGTGGCCAAGGAAGGTCTGGGTTCCGACAGCAACTTGCTCTACGGCACGGCGCTGGTCAAAGGCCTGACCACGGTGTTCGATAATCACCGCTTCCTCGGGCGGGTGCAGGTCGGCGGCAGTGCCACCAACGGTTTCAATTCGGTGCCGCCATCGCTGCGTTTCTTCGCCGGTGGCGATCAGAGCGTGCGTGGCTACGACTATCAGAGCCTGTCCCCGGAAAATTCCGAAGGCGACCGCATCGGTGGTCGCTACATGGTCGCCGCCAGCGCGGAATATCAGTATTCCATCGCCGAAAAATGGCGGATCGCGACCTTTGTCGATCAGGGCAACTCCTTCAATACACTCGAACTGCCGAACCTCAAGACCGGGGTCGGTATCGGCGTGCGCTGGGTATCGCCGGTTGGGCCGATCCGCCTCGACCTGGCCCACGCGCTGGACGACGATGGCGGCATTCGACTGCACTTTTCCATGGGGCCTGAGCTGTGAAGCGTGGTTTGAAAGTAACGCTGCTGACGATAGCGGCGCTGGTGGCAGTGGTTGTCCTGACACTGGCCACGGTGCTGGGCACGGCGACGGGCAGCCGCTGGGCGTTGGGCTTCGTGCCGGGTTTGAGCCTGGAAAACTTTCAGGGCCGGTTGGGCGGGCAGTGGAGTGCCGACCGGGTGCTGTGGCAACAGGCCGACAACCGGGTTGAGCTGAGCAAGGTGATTTTCGCCTGGTCGCCGTTGTGCCTGACCCGCATGACCTTGTGCATCGAGCAATTGCAGGCCGATCAAGTCAGTTTGATGTTCCCGCCGGGTGCCGAAGAGCCAGACAGCGGCCCGATCACGCTCCCGGAGCTCAAGTTACCGTTGGCCATCGAACTGGGGGAGATCAAGGTCGGTAGCCTGTTGTTCAACGGCAGCGAAGAACTCAAGGGCTTGCAACTGGCGGCGCACTGGACGAC includes these proteins:
- a CDS encoding isovaleryl-CoA dehydrogenase, with protein sequence MSYPSLNFALGETIDMLRDQVQSFVAKEIAPRAAQIDIDNLFPADLWRKFGDMGLLGITVPEEYGGAGLGYLAHVVSMEEISRGSASVALSYGAHSNLCVNQINRNGNHEQKSKYLPKLISGEHIGALAMSEPNAGSDVVSMKLRADKRGDKYVLNGSKTWITNGPDADTYVIYAKTDLEKGPHGITAFIVERDWKGFSRSNKFDKLGMRGSNTCELFFDDVEVPEENILGVLNGGVKVLMSGLDYERVVLSGGPTGIMQACMDLIVPYIHDRKQFGQSIGEFQLIQGKVADMYTQLNASRAYLYAVAQACERGETTRKDAAGVILYSAERATQMALDAIQILGGNGYINEFPAGRLLRDAKLYEIGAGTSEIRRMLIGRELFNETR
- a CDS encoding AMP-binding protein, giving the protein MDQPSASPQRSYTRGSQDKALLAMTIGQAFDNTVAQYPDGEALVVRHQQLRYTWRQLAEAADLHARALLALGLQAGDRLGIWAPNCAQWCISQIATAKIGVILVNINPAYRSSELEYVLKQSGCQWLVCAGAFKSSNYHAMLQGLVPELAGQSIGKLQSERLPELRGVISLDAQPPSGFLPWSQLADLAGGVTVEQLHERQDSLHFDQPVNIQYTSGTTGFPKGATLSHYNILNNGYMVGESLGLTAADRLVIPVPLYHCFGMVMGNLGCITHGSTMIYPNDAFDPLLTLGAVAEEKATALYGVPTMFIAMLDQPQRAGFDLSSLRTGIMAGATCPIEVMRRVISEMHMSEVQIAYGMTETSPVSLQTGPSDDLELRVTTVGRTQPQLESKIIDEAGNLVPRGTIGELCTRGYSVMLGYWNNPEGTADAIDQAGWMHTGDLASMNDEGYVCIAGRNKDMIIRGGENIYPRELEEFFFTHPAVADVQVIGIPCSRYGEEIVAWIKFHPGHSATEQELQTWCKERIAHFKTPRYFKFVEEFPMTVTGKIQKFRMREISIEELKAIR
- a CDS encoding hydroxymethylglutaryl-CoA lyase, which gives rise to MPLPTHVRIVEVGPRDGLQNEAQPISVTDKVQLVDALTAAGLGYIEVGSFVSPKWVPQMAGSAEVFAQIQRKPGVVYGALAPNLRGFEDALAAGVKEVAVFAAASEAFSQRNINCSISESLERFGPIMDAARQHGVTVRGYVSCVLGCPYEGNVAPEQVAVVARELYAMGCYEVSLGDTIGTGTAGATRRMFEVVSKDVPREKLAGHFHDTYGQAVANIYASLLEGISVFDSSIAGLGGCPYAKGASGNVATEDVVYLLNGLGIDTGIDLDALMHAGQQICAVLGRPTGSRVAKARSAQ
- a CDS encoding MerR family DNA-binding transcriptional regulator, coding for MSSQTYSISDLARELDITTRAIRFYEEQGLLSPERRGQERIYSPRDKVSLKLILRGKRIGFSLAECRELIELYDPSSGNTKQLHSMLAKISERREQLEQQMLDIEQMKLELDTAEERCVQALEQTLKSQEVIQ
- a CDS encoding LysR family transcriptional regulator, coding for MNLSKVDLNLFIVFDAIYTEANLTRAGQIVGITQPAVSNALARLRETFNDPLFVRTAQGMVPTPMAQNIIGPVRNALSLLRVSVQESRIFNPQQAVKTYRISMTDLTEAVILPLLFQRLRRLAPTVIIESFLSKRRETTKELAAGRLDFAVDAPLNTDPQVRHVKLMEDRYVCAMRKGHPLAGKEKLTLDDYMGLTHIHISSRRSGLGYVDLALGKMGIQRKIALRSQHYLMASQVLQQTDMVMTVPERFARRNDLHAFYLPVNDVPPVETHLYWHESTDQDPANRWMREQMIELCQQVTAQEKKLEKV
- a CDS encoding acyl-CoA dehydrogenase, whose protein sequence is MDFAYSPKVQELRERVTAFMDTYVYPAEAVFERQVAEGDRWQPTAIMEELKLKAKAEGLWNLFLPESELGAGLTNLEYAPLAEIMGRSLLGPEPFNCSAPDTGNMEVLVRYANEEQKQRWLEPLLRGEIRSAFAMTEPDVASSDATNMAARAVRDGDEWVINGKKWWTSGACDPRCKILIFMGLSNPDAPRHAQHSMILVPVDAPGVKIVRPLPVFGYDDAPHGHAEVHFENVRVPYENVLLGEGRGFEIAQGRLGPGRIHHCMRSIGMAERALELMCKRSVNRTAFGKPLARLGGNIDKIADSRMEIDMARLLTLKAAYMMDTVGNKVAKSEIAQIKVVAPNVALRVIDRAIQIHGGAGVSNDFPLAYMYAMQRTLRLADGPDEVHRAAVGKFEIGKYVPKEMMRSGH